One part of the Macrobrachium nipponense isolate FS-2020 chromosome 38, ASM1510439v2, whole genome shotgun sequence genome encodes these proteins:
- the LOC135209583 gene encoding uncharacterized protein LOC135209583, translated as MERDTPPPVPECTFTEVHSGMKLYALEKKLLVSYEPKIKIMTIGSENDLETKTIMLLGATGAGKTCLINALVNHILGVKFEDNFRYVLKDETGDSAKKLAESQTEYVVGYLVFALPGSNCQCNYLIVDTPGFKDSRGQEKDAEVTHQLRTFLHDVDGVDELNLIGFVVNGTTARLQDQFSEIIETFCEMFGENAKGIIRILITFCHMKKPPVLNVLECSCLRDYKTYQFDNIALRECNTPNDENSQEDVDMYKIYWNNTARIYDSIFSEVDHLNAVSLTVTREALEDIERLSEILDKMKTSVESYLDRKVELRALEKQSSAYRAIMDVNKDWKGTVSVTVRERLKPRHQLRRLRTHTHRLEERPVIHEDKKAAYEDAERKEASVQQDVTNLADQIHITRTAIEGEVSDVVSQSAKISSVSLQSCHHSPVNYIEATLNLVKVERLQQSSQSDEQLGYVIPILDELKEHLLHHHSL; from the coding sequence aTGGAACGAGACACTCCACCTCCAGTTCCAGAATGCACATTCACAGAAGTACATTCTGGGATGAAGCTCTATGCATTAGAAAAAAAGCTCCTTGTTTCCTACGAACCCAAAATCAAAATCATGACAATTGGGAGTGAAAATGACCTAGAGACTAAAACCATCATGCTCCTTGGTGCTACAGGAGCTGGAAAAACCTGCCTGATCAATGCACTGGTCAATCACATTTTGGGCGTCAAATTTGAGGACAACTTCAGATACGTGCTAAAAGATGAGACGGGCGACTCCGCCAAGAAACTGGCAGAAAGTCAGACAGAGTATGTTGTTGGCTATTTGGTGTTTGCACTTCCTGGCTCCAACTGTCAGTGCAACTACCTCATAGTCGACACTCCAGGTTTTAAAGATTCCAGAGGCCAAGAGAAAGATGCGGAAGTCACTCACCAACTGAGAACGTTCTTACACGATGTTGACGGAGTGGACGAACTGAACTTGATAGGTTTCGTAGTGAATGGGACCACCGCTAGACTTCAGGACCAATTCAGTGAGATCATCGAGACGTTTTGTGAAATGTTTGGTGAGAATGCAAAGGGCATCATCCGAATTCTGATTACCTTCTGTCACATGAAGAAACCCCCGGTCCTTAACGTGTTAGAATGCTCGTGTTTAAGAGATTATAAAACGTATCAGTTTGACAACATAGCTCTGAGGGAATGTAACACACCTAATGATGAAAACTCACAAGAGGACGTAGACATGTATAAGATATACTGGAATAACACAGCACGCATCTATGACTCCATTTTCAGTGAAGTGGATCATTTGAATGCCGTGAGTCTGACTGTCACCAGAGAAGCCTTGGAAGACATTGAACGTCtgagtgaaatccttgacaaaatGAAGACCTCTGTGGAGTCCTATCTTGACCGCAAGGTTGAGCTCCGAGCTCTGGAAAAGCAGAGCTCTGCGTATCGGGCGATCATGGACGTCAACAAAGACTGGAAGGGGACCGTGAGTGTGACAGTCAGGGAAAGACTCAAACCTCGCCACCAGTTACGGCGTTTGAGGACACACACGCATCGCTTGGAAGAGAGACCCGTCATTCATGAGGACAAGAAAGCCGCTTACGAGGACGCCGAGAGAAAGGAGGCCTCAGTGCAACAGGACGTGACAAATCTCGCCGACCAAATCCACATTACGAGAACCGCCATCGAGGGAGAAGTTTCGGACGTCGTCTCCCAGTCGGCAAAAATCAGCTCGGTCTCTTTGCAAAGCTGTCATCACTCGCCAGTGAATTATATCGAAGCGACTCTTAATCTGGTCAAAGTGGAAAGGCTACAGCAAAGCAGCCAATCTGACGAGCAACTAGGATATGTTATTCCAATTTTGGACGAACTCAAAGAACATCTTTTACATCATCATAGTCTTTAA